One window of the Gambusia affinis linkage group LG13, SWU_Gaff_1.0, whole genome shotgun sequence genome contains the following:
- the aprt gene encoding adenine phosphoribosyltransferase, whose translation MAAGPEAKLQLVQKHIRAFPDFPKKGILFRDICPILKSPAALTAVTDLFEEHVRSRQLQVDLLVGLDARGFLFGPLLAQRLGVGFVLVRKKGKLPGATVSLAYDLEYGTAELEIQEDAVAPGQKVLIIDDLLATGGTLLAACELMKKQQADIQGCMVVIELKDLKGADRLKPHNVFSLLQY comes from the exons ATGGCAGCAGGACCGGAAGCAAAACTGCAGCTGGTCCAGAAACACATCCGAGCTTTTCCAGACTTCCCAAAGAAAGGGATCCTGTTCAG AGACATTTGTCCCATCCTGAAGAGTCCAGCTGCCCTCACAGCAGTAACTGACCTGTTTGAAGAACATGTGAGGAGCCGTCAGCTGCAGGTGGACCTGCTCGTTG gTTTGGACGCCCGTGGGTTCTTGTTTGGGCCCCTGCTCGCCCAGAGGCTGGGCGTTGGCTTCGTCCTGGTTAGGAAGAAAGGCAAGCTGCCCGGAGCCACGGTCAGCCTGGCTTATGACCTGGAGTACGGCACG GCGGAGTTAGAGATCCAGGAGGATGCAGTGGCTCCAGGCCAGAAGGTTCTGATAATTGATGATCTTTTAGCTACAGGGG ggACGCTGCTTGCAGCCTGTGAGCTAATGAAGAAGCAGCAGGCGGACATCCAGGGCTGCATGGTGGTCATCGAACTCAAAGACCTGAAGGGAGCTGACCGTCTGAAGCCTCACAATGTCTTCTCCCTTCTCCAGTACTGA
- the tk2 gene encoding thymidine kinase 2, mitochondrial isoform X1, whose amino-acid sequence MTAAAARFFLNFRSALRPVVRTARTGSTRGIRTGTPGKLMRSGDSRKTVICVEGNIASGKTTCLDYFRNTSNIQVLTEPVSKWRNVRGHNLLALMYQDPQRWGISLQTYVQLTMLDKHQLATTAPVTMMERSIFSAKHIFVENLYRSGKMPEVDYIVLTEWFDWITTNVSLPVDLIVYLQTSPQTCHERLKQRCREEEMVIPLEHLEAIHQLHEDWLIKGSSAPVPAPVLVIPADYDLQKMLHKYEEHRETILKATNS is encoded by the exons atgacagcagctgctgctcggTTCTTTCTCAATTTCCGGTCAGCTCTGCGTCCTGTGGTTCGGACCGCTAGGACCGGATCTACCAGAGGAATCCGAACCGGAACTCCAG GGAAGTTGATGCGGAGCGGAGACAGCAGGAAGACAGTG ATCTGTGTTGAGGGGAACATCGCCAGCGGGAAGACGACGTGTCtggattattttagaaatacgAGCAACATCCAG GTCCTGACAGAACCAGTGTCCAAATGGAGGAACGTCCGTGGACACAATCTTCTG gCCCTGATGTACCAGGATCCTCAGCGCTGGGGAATCTCTTTGCAGACTTACGTTCAGCTCACCATGCTGGATAAACACCAGTTAGCCACG ACTGCTCCAGTCACCATGATGGAGAGGTCGATCTTCAGCGCCAAGCACATCTTCGTGGAGAATCTCTACCGGAG TGGAAAAATGCCAGAGGTGGATTACATTGTTCTGACCGAGTGGTTCGATTGGATCACAACAAATGTTTCCCTCCCTGTCGACCTGATCG TTTACCTGCAGACGTCTCCTCAGACCTGCCATGAGAGGCTGAAGCAGCgatgcagagaggaggagatggTCATTCCACTG GAGCATTTGGAGGCCATCCACCAGCTGCATGAAGACTGGCTCATTAAGGGCAGCTCCGCTCCGGTTCCTGCTCCTGTTCTG GTGATTCCTGCCGACTATGACCTCCAGAAGATGCTGCACAAGTATGAGGAGCACCGAGAGACGATTCTAAAAGCTACCAACTCTTga
- the tk2 gene encoding thymidine kinase 2, mitochondrial isoform X2: MRSGDSRKTVICVEGNIASGKTTCLDYFRNTSNIQVLTEPVSKWRNVRGHNLLALMYQDPQRWGISLQTYVQLTMLDKHQLATTAPVTMMERSIFSAKHIFVENLYRSGKMPEVDYIVLTEWFDWITTNVSLPVDLIVYLQTSPQTCHERLKQRCREEEMVIPLEHLEAIHQLHEDWLIKGSSAPVPAPVLVIPADYDLQKMLHKYEEHRETILKATNS, translated from the exons ATGCGGAGCGGAGACAGCAGGAAGACAGTG ATCTGTGTTGAGGGGAACATCGCCAGCGGGAAGACGACGTGTCtggattattttagaaatacgAGCAACATCCAG GTCCTGACAGAACCAGTGTCCAAATGGAGGAACGTCCGTGGACACAATCTTCTG gCCCTGATGTACCAGGATCCTCAGCGCTGGGGAATCTCTTTGCAGACTTACGTTCAGCTCACCATGCTGGATAAACACCAGTTAGCCACG ACTGCTCCAGTCACCATGATGGAGAGGTCGATCTTCAGCGCCAAGCACATCTTCGTGGAGAATCTCTACCGGAG TGGAAAAATGCCAGAGGTGGATTACATTGTTCTGACCGAGTGGTTCGATTGGATCACAACAAATGTTTCCCTCCCTGTCGACCTGATCG TTTACCTGCAGACGTCTCCTCAGACCTGCCATGAGAGGCTGAAGCAGCgatgcagagaggaggagatggTCATTCCACTG GAGCATTTGGAGGCCATCCACCAGCTGCATGAAGACTGGCTCATTAAGGGCAGCTCCGCTCCGGTTCCTGCTCCTGTTCTG GTGATTCCTGCCGACTATGACCTCCAGAAGATGCTGCACAAGTATGAGGAGCACCGAGAGACGATTCTAAAAGCTACCAACTCTTga